One window of Enterobacter sp. RHBSTW-00175 genomic DNA carries:
- the rpsC gene encoding 30S ribosomal protein S3 translates to MGQKVHPNGIRLGIVKPWNSTWFANTKEFADNLDSDFKVRQYLTKELAKASVSRIVIERPAKSIRVTIHTARPGIVIGKKGEDVEKLRKVVADIAGVPAQINIAEVRKPELDAKLVADSITSQLERRVMFRRAMKRAVQNAMRLGAKGIKVEVSGRLGGAEIARTEWYREGRVPLHTLRADIDYNTSEAHTTYGVIGVKVWIFKGEILGGMAAVEQPEKPAAQPKKQQRKGRK, encoded by the coding sequence ATGGGTCAGAAAGTACATCCTAATGGTATTCGCCTGGGTATTGTAAAACCATGGAACTCTACTTGGTTTGCGAACACCAAAGAATTCGCTGACAACCTGGACAGCGATTTTAAAGTACGTCAGTACCTGACTAAGGAACTGGCTAAAGCGTCTGTATCTCGTATCGTTATCGAGCGTCCGGCTAAGAGCATCCGTGTAACCATTCACACTGCTCGTCCTGGCATCGTTATCGGTAAGAAAGGCGAAGACGTAGAAAAACTGCGCAAGGTCGTAGCGGATATCGCTGGCGTTCCTGCACAGATCAATATCGCTGAAGTTCGTAAGCCTGAACTGGACGCTAAATTGGTTGCTGACAGCATCACTTCTCAGCTGGAACGTCGTGTTATGTTCCGTCGTGCTATGAAGCGTGCTGTACAGAACGCAATGCGTCTGGGCGCTAAAGGTATCAAAGTTGAAGTTAGCGGCCGTCTGGGCGGCGCGGAAATCGCACGTACCGAATGGTACCGTGAAGGTCGCGTACCGCTGCACACTCTGCGTGCTGACATCGACTACAACACCTCTGAAGCGCACACCACTTACGGTGTAATCGGCGTTAAGGTATGGATCTTCAAAGGTGAGATCCTGGGTGGTATGGCTGCTGTTGAACAACCGGAAAAACCGGCTGCTCAACCTAAAAAGCAGCAGCGTAAAGGCCGTAAATAA
- the rplV gene encoding 50S ribosomal protein L22, with the protein METLAQHRHARSSAQKVRLVADLIRGKKVSQALDILTYTNKKAAVLVKKVLESAIANAEHNDGADIDDLKVAKIFVDEGPSMKRIMPRAKGRADRILKRTSHITVVVSDR; encoded by the coding sequence ATGGAAACTTTAGCTCAACATCGCCATGCTCGTTCTTCTGCTCAGAAGGTTCGCCTTGTTGCTGACCTGATTCGCGGTAAGAAAGTGTCGCAGGCCCTGGACATCCTGACCTATACCAACAAGAAAGCTGCGGTATTGGTTAAGAAAGTACTGGAATCTGCCATTGCTAACGCTGAACACAACGATGGCGCTGACATTGACGATCTGAAAGTTGCGAAAATTTTCGTAGACGAAGGCCCAAGCATGAAGCGCATTATGCCGCGTGCGAAAGGTCGTGCAGATCGCATCCTGAAGCGCACCAGCCACATTACTGTGGTTGTGTCCGATCGCTGA
- the rplP gene encoding 50S ribosomal protein L16, giving the protein MLQPKRTKFRKVHKGRNRGLAQGTDVSFGTFGLKAVGRGRLTARQIEAARRAMTRAVKRQGKIWIRVFPDKPITEKPLEVRMGKGKGNVEYWVALIQPGKVLYEMDGVPEELAREAFGLAAAKLPIKTTFVTKTVM; this is encoded by the coding sequence ATGTTACAACCAAAGCGTACAAAATTCCGTAAAGTGCACAAAGGCCGCAACCGTGGTCTGGCGCAGGGTACGGATGTTAGCTTCGGCACTTTCGGTCTGAAAGCTGTTGGCCGTGGTCGTCTGACTGCACGTCAGATCGAAGCAGCACGTCGTGCAATGACCCGTGCAGTTAAGCGTCAAGGTAAGATTTGGATCCGTGTATTCCCGGACAAACCAATCACCGAGAAGCCGCTGGAAGTTCGTATGGGTAAAGGTAAAGGTAACGTGGAGTACTGGGTTGCCTTGATCCAACCGGGCAAAGTCCTGTATGAAATGGACGGTGTTCCGGAAGAGCTGGCCCGTGAAGCCTTCGGCCTGGCAGCAGCGAAACTGCCTATCAAAACCACCTTTGTAACTAAGACG